DNA from Elaeis guineensis isolate ETL-2024a chromosome 2, EG11, whole genome shotgun sequence:
AGCTCCGATACCCTCCGTACCCCCTCcaacagagagagagagtgcgTGGAGCTTGTACTGCTCTAAAGAAATGCTATTTATTCCAACTTTCATCCAGGAAGCTCCGATACCCTCCGTACCCCCTCCAACTCACACACATTATtcgctctctctcgctctctctctctctctctctccgtccCACACCCTTTCCATCCACCTCTTAGGCTTAAAATGAGGCGAACCTAGAGAATGCTTCACCCGTTTCTCAGTTGCATCAAACCATTCAAGCATCAAAAGATTCTGGAAACCTCCTGCAAATGCCCAAAACCCATTGCAATAACACGTACCATCGAGTAGCTCGTTCTAAAGAAGATTGTAGCATTATAGGAAGCACAGCCTCTCCCCAAAGAAGCCCTCACCTTTGCCCTCTTTCTTTCCCCTCACCGAAAAGCCACAGTCACCCATCATGGAAACTACCAGTCTGGTATTACTCTTTTACAGCCCCCGGAAGGGCGGTTATCGAATCGGTAGCATCACCGCGAGTGTGAAAAGTACCAACCTATCGTTTTTGGATGCCGCGTTCACCCAACCTGTCAGTTAATTGAAGAGGAAACCAAAGTAAACTCCGGTTAGTTTTATTACCGTCTGTTATTAGTACAGCTTTATGTTAATAACCGTGTCCTGGGACTCGAGTTGGATTCACTCCATTCGTACCTCTCTCTCTTTACGTCTTTCTTCTCCTGTACGGCTCTCCTCCTAGGTCTTCTATTTTCTGCCGCTTCTAATTAATCACTTCATAAACATAATTAAGCAAATGGAAATCAAAACCCACTAACATTAATCACAGAGACCAAAGAGAAGCAGAGTTgggattcagaaaaaaaaaaaaaaaaacaaacaaaaacaaaacaacagcaacaacaagaacaagaagaagaagttggagaagagaagagaagggcTCTTTTAGACGGAGAGCTTAAGAGAGAGGTCGATGAAACTAGGAGAAGCGGCggcggaggaagaggaggaggagaaggcatCTCCGGCCCCCCGATTACCGAACTCGGAATGTCCCACGGACGCGCTCCGGCTCTGGGGGAAGAAGTCGAACTCCTTGATCGTCTCACTGCTCTCCATCATCGCTTTCCCCCTTCTCGGCCCGCATCCATACAAGCCCTGCGATTCCTACATTCCAAGAAGAGAGCaagaaattcatcaaaaaaaaaaaagagagagagcaagaAATTAACGAAACATAGCGAACAAAGGGAATGCATTAATGGAACAGTAGATTGGAAGTTGTGTTTTTCGAGGACAAAGGATCACCTGATCAACGGCCATAGCGGCGGCCAGATCCATCTCGAAGTAATCCACGCCGTTGTTTCCGCTAAACCCTGGATTGTCGCCGAACAGGCGCTTCTTCTGCAGGATATTGTACCACCATCGAGATACGTCAAGAATGGCAGAGAAAGATGGAAACCCTAATGTAGATTAGAGTTGAGAACAAGAGGAGCTCACCCTGGCACAGAACTCGCACTGATCGGAGAAGCACTGCATCTTTTGGTTTGAAGGGGGCTCTGGAAATGGACTCCCGACCTGGAACCGGCCCTCCCCACCTGCCATCCCCATCCGGTACCGATCTAACGAGTACTGCTCGTGGAGCACCGATCGGACGGTGGAGGCGGCGGCGCCGTCGTACCCTGCCAGTCCCGGGCTTGCCGGCCGGCACTGCTGGATGTAGCACATCCCCCTCGCCTGCACCCAACCACTGCCGTAGGCGGCGACCCCGGCAGGGGCTGGAGGCGGGGCGGGGGCGCCGTAGGCGCCGAGAGGGGCGACGGCGGGCGAGTAATCGTAGACGGGAAGCTGGCCCGGGAATGAATGGACCTCGCGGGAGGGGCGCTCCTGGAGGCGGAGGCGCTCGAGCTGGGCTACGCCGAGGCCTCGCTGAGGGGGTCTCTTGGGGGCCGCCGCCTTGGAGGCCTTCTTCGGCTTCGGCCTCGCTAGGGAGGACTCTTTGGCCGCCGGATCCGGCGGGGGCGGGAGTCCATTCTGCGCGGCGCTGCCGTCGTTTCTGTCCTcctgggaggaggaggaggcagcaGCGGAGGACCAGAGGAGGAATGCCGGAGTCGCCATTGAAGAAATAaacaaagaggagagagaggaatgTGGGGTGGGGGAGTATTTATAGGAAAGGGGGAGCGAGAAGAACTTAGGGTTTGGATTTGTTTAACGGGGAGTCGGACATGCTGGACGTCGCTCCTCtttagagaggagagagagagagagagggagggagagagtggGTGAGAGAGATCCAAAAGAGAAGCGCATTTGAGGCCGTGGAAGGTTGTGGTCCCAGAGAGAGAGACTGGCACGTGTCCGGAAAGTGGGAGAAGGCTGCACATACGGCCTCCTGCTGGTGGCGGGCGTGGTCGGAACCCTCCTGCCAAGTGGGCCTCCACTGTCTTTAGCCACTCTCCGTGTCTCCCTCTCTCCTAAATCCCTTCGTGTGGGGTCCAATACATTTCCGGCTAACGCCGTTATTTATCACAACGCCCGTCTTTGGAACGGTTAGATTTTCAGTTGTAACAGAATtaatagtattttttaaaataacgATAGATATATGCATTATGATTTATAATGACCGTTGTTAGCCATTAATCATGCGAAGTGATAAGCAACAGGACAAAAGAAAAAGTTTATCTCCATATAAAGCTATGTACAGGTAAGTTGCTATCTGATTGGGTGTGCACCTCTTGAATgaccatgtggattctagtttgACTAGCTATAAAATACAACAACGGTGCAAAAGTGTAGCCACCCTTTTGAATAAATAATGACTCTATTtgattatattactattcatagaTTTGtgtattatatttaaattatataaaaattttatatgaaaatatACTTTACAAGGTTAACAAGCTAATTCAAAGTAGGCATTTGAATAATATTTTTGTGGGGTATTTCATTGTGATGTGCATTATGGCTATGCGACATGCATTCAAAATTTAGTCATTGCTTTATTAATGTAACCATCATACAATATTttaaactcaatatttatgacatTAAAAGAATACATTTTCTAAATATTCTCCGTATGTATTCAAAATGCAGGCATGCAAACAATAGTGATACCATAGGATATTATTAAATTATCATTGTCATTTATTGTTTCTACTCTAAGAACTAATAATGTTTGTTATAGTTACTTGCCTTGCACACATGAAAATTTAACCTAAGATTGCACTGGATAGATAATACCTTCTTTTGTAATTATGAATGCAGGTGTTGAGTGGtgctattattaataaatattagtgATTTTCCTACTCATCTTTGGATATTTGATGGATGGTAACATGATGCAAATATTATTTTGTCTGGATTAATTTTGATAACATAATCTTGGTTTGATATGTTATAATTATTTCTTTCTTGTTTTAGAACTTATGTGGATAAGTACATTTATTGGAAAATGTGTATAAATACAAGAGTAGAGGAAGGTGAAAATTTGATTCTAAAGGGAAATTGTAAAGGGCGACGACAGAGAGCTTGTGAGTTGAAGGAAAATGGGTATCGATGATATATGCACTCACGGAGTTATCGGGGATACCACAACTGCAGTGGCCGTTATAGCTAACAGTGGTTAAGGACGTCGTTTTATGCCGCAGGAAATCCTCTAGCATTCTTGAATCAGGGCCTCCTGGTGCCAACTTGTACATAGCATCAGTGGTATCCTTGAACTGGCCAATAGAAGGAAGATTGATGATGAGCAGTAATAGCCATCCGATGGTCACTAGTAAAAGTAGGGGCTATGAAACTAGCGTATATTAAAGTAGGTTCATGGGAAGAGAGTGAGCCCTATATCTGGACACAAAAAGATCTGTTCGATGTAATAAGATTATGGCACTAATACGATAGTTATTATACTGGAAAAAGAAAGATAGGTCCTATTTCTTCCGAGATTTTGTTATTGTTAGGTTGGCGTTATTTTGGGAAAGCGGTAGTAGTTCCCCCCCCAAGATAAGACGGCTAGATTCCTTTGGTTCAGGAAACCGCGTCGCTGGATTCGTAGGCTCCCCATAAAAGAGAGAGAGCCGTGAACTTCTGCCGCGTGGTAAGACAGGGGTGGGGTTAAATGTTCCGCGTCGGCTACAAATACTGGGTTCAATTCGGTGGTCCACATGTCGGGTCTAGGAATGACGTGGCAGGGTCTGAATGGGACCACTGCTGGAAGCTGCGTCGTACGAGGAGAGGGTGATATTTCGGGTACGGACGGTGGCGGCTGGCAAAAGCGACGGGAAAAAAACCGGCACGCGTCCAGCTAGAAAAGAAggattttttgaaaagaaaaaatgaacaAGGGACGCTGAAATTTTGATAGTTTTATTAGCtggatatatttattttaattgaaatctttactattaataatattattataaatatgttATTTTCTTACCCGCATGGGAGCAGACATGGTGAGTATGGAGGGACTGTGGAGGGGGATCGTGCCACTAAGAGAAATGATTGGTGGCGAAGGACGTCAGAATCTGTGGATGGGCCCCACAAAACGGCACGAagcgaagaaaaataaaaaaaaaaaggcagcagCAGCTGCCTCCGACTACCACTCTTCCAGCCTTTTGGTTTGTGCGAACTGTCCTCCTCATCAGCCCTGCTAAGGCTGCTATGGCATGAAGACGTGCTGAACTATCATTCACTACCGAGAATGCCCCTACACGCACCTTCCTTaacgtttttttttaaaaaaaaaaagacaagaaaataTTGTGATTCAATTTATGTGAGTAATTAGATTATGTTTTGTTGATACAGTCCACAATACATTATGGCTTAACGTTAtcctattgtttttttttttctttggtgaaAACCCCTACCCTAAGTTTAAGGCTATGGCCAAGATCTGATCCTACttatcttaaattatttttttatttcaaaattttaaaaaaataaataaatagatagatatatatacagACACGTGCGCACGCATGCGCACACATACATGAgcacccatatatatatatatatatatatatatatatatatatatatatatatatatatggggggAAGGTACAATTTTTTTATAGAtacatctaaaaaatttaaaaaattaaatatcctTAAGAGAccagtaattaaaattttttaacttttgcAGTGGTTCTGGaggctgtttttcttttttttttttttaaatacagtTCAGAGGTTAAAACTTTATTATGACATGCATCTTTTATGAAAGTTGCTATTTAATAAGCCCAAACCCTGCGCAAAAGTTAAAAAAGATTGACAAATGACCATAGAAATTGTTCAATATGATAAAGAAGATGGACTTCACAGCAAAAATTGGATCTTATGAAAAGGCACAAAAAAGCAAGCACCATTTCTATGTCCAATTAATTCCTCCTTGCTGTCTTATTATCGCCACTTGCACCCGATGATGAAAGAAGCAAAACAGAGAACTAGTTGTTCATTTCCACATGCATACCACCACAAGCAAATTTGCATCGTCATTCATAAAATTCTATTCTGGCTTGAAGGCTCATCTTGGAGAAAGACGGTGGTCGGACATGCATCCGTCTTATGTCGACCTTCCCATGAAAGGCTCATACACATCTACGTGAGAGATGATGGCAGGAAGGAGCAGTTCAGTAATTTCAAGTGAGTACCATGGCATCCAGATCTAGCACCTTCTTGGATGCGCAAAATGGagataaaagagagagaaaatccaacctGGTGGTGGAGGTGGGGTGGAAACGAGGACAACAACTTTTGTTTCCTTTGAGTTCTATGAAAAGTTGGAGGGAATAGGGAGGGGACCAGCTCCATAATAGTCCATAAAGGGACAAAGGGCTCAAAAGGGGAAGTGGCAAAAAGAAGCTAAAGTAGGACgaaaggaaaggaagaagagaaacggcctccactgaaaaggatGCTGCAAATAGAATGGAGGATGGTAGGCTTTTTTAAAAGAGCCCAACAAAATCAGGAAAGTGGGGTcagagaggaggagaagatcgGTTGTATCTGAACTGAGATACGCGgccaatagaaaaaaataatggtCTACAGTGAGAGAAAGCAGATGAGGAGAGGGTAGGAAGGCCCCCTTGCTGTCCACAGATAAACCATTGCTATAAGGATGTAACGGCCCTCAACAATAATTATAAAAACACATATAACAATGACAATATCAGAAGCAATAAGTATGCGAGTTACACACTTACTTTTCCAGTACCAGGAGTCTTTATTATGGAACAGTGTCGGTTCTTTTAATGCAGATCCTACGATTGGAGGCAACCTGATGTCTCACAAAACTGAACCAAAGCACAAAAGTCAAGATAGATGATTACTAGGATCAACCCAAAATGCAAGATTATGAAATTATGCTTCAGGTCGAAAGCTAGTAATCAAGAAAGTAAACACGCATTAATTCCACCACCTCGATTTTTAACTTTCTGAAATGCTTTGGCTTGTTGATCTCCAATGTGACCATTTAATATCATACACGCAACCATCATAAATTCATGTCATTGATGCCAAATATTATTTGACAGCAGCTCAAAGGCTTCTTACAAGCGAGCAGCAAGATATGCTCGTCACATTTATGAAAAAGAAACCAGCAAAATTTTCTTGCTAGCTGAAGGAGAGGGGGGAAACCTCTCCTGCCCATTTCCCGTCATCACCTTGCCGCCTCACAAGTCGGCGAGCCTTCAGGAGGTTGGTTCTGGGTCTAATGATTCAAGCAATATGGACTGGGAAATGTATAGGAATTCCATGAATTGTAAGTGATTATTTCAGACGTGCACCTCCGCAGGAGAACAGTTGCAAGTAACTTATCTGCACCTTTCTTGTTAAAAAAAGAGTATATATCATTACAAAAGAGCAAAGTATCTCTAATGACCAGTTTGCTTTGCCAATGCAACAGTTAGTGGTAGAGTAAATGTTGCACAGAGCATCCATTTCCCAGGTGCAACAAGCCGGACTCTATGCATTTCTATGTCGGCTACTGTCTCGCAAAGTGCCATGTTTATCCGCTGCAAATAGAAAACCATTTTGTATAtattaggacacaatttccacaacgtaattattttttcaaaaagacactTCCTGTTTGTCCAACAACAGGGCCTAACCTGATGAAAGTCATACTCAGGATTTTGGGCCTTGGAGAATCCATATAGGTGAATCTTAGGCAAATTGCAATCGTTCTCCCTCGGTCTCTTCCTGAAGATGCCTCTGAATGCATCTGCAACCATTTTATATTCTTTTAGGCTCGAGAATGGTGCCATGTCCATTCGACGAGCAAAAACATGACACTTCTCCAAAAGAACAATCAACAAATTACAAGCTATAAAGAAGTAAGGAAGCCATCCAGAATTCATTTTGGCTGAAGATTAGATTGTCCATTAAATCAGGGCCTGTTTAGAATTGTTGCTGTTTTTGTGTTTTCGTCTTTTCTACAAATTAATGAAATACCACCTGGAAATTGATGTTGAAGATAGCATTTGTACAAAGCTTCAACTACCCATTTCCTTTATTTTCATTCTTTTCTGAAAGCATAAAATATTTGCTTCCACAAACTTTCAAGATTTTACAAGTGATTTGAATAAACAAGGGATTTCATCATGTCTATTATTCTGTCtagttcatttttcttcttggttTTTGCAAACAAAACAGAAAACAGGAGTAATACTAAACAGGACCTTAGTGATAAATTCATGGTACACAGAAAACCAAAACCCCCCAACagttttttaatcttccaatgagATGTTCAATATAAGTTAAAAAGCAATTAAATTGCAGACAAAAGTTCTCAAATCCACATTAAAATTTCAGCCAATATTGAACAAGTTCTCTGTATATTTAGGTGAATTTGCAACAGGAAGAGAACAATGATAGAGTTTATTCCAagagtaataaaaataaaattatgctgTTTTTCCTACTGTTGCTGCCTGTTATTGCACGTTCTAATGGATAGTAAcagcctatataaaactaatacTTTATCCCTATCCCCCCTCAGCCACGCAGCATGGCAAAACAGAAAACAACTCGACTTGTCAATCAATAGCCATAATATCTGCTATAACAGTAAATAATGATTTCACCAGGAGAAGATGCAAGGCAATAAAGGTGTTATT
Protein-coding regions in this window:
- the LOC105049816 gene encoding uncharacterized protein, with product MATPAFLLWSSAAASSSSQEDRNDGSAAQNGLPPPPDPAAKESSLARPKPKKASKAAAPKRPPQRGLGVAQLERLRLQERPSREVHSFPGQLPVYDYSPAVAPLGAYGAPAPPPAPAGVAAYGSGWVQARGMCYIQQCRPASPGLAGYDGAAASTVRSVLHEQYSLDRYRMGMAGGEGRFQVGSPFPEPPSNQKMQCFSDQCEFCARKKRLFGDNPGFSGNNGVDYFEMDLAAAMAVDQESQGLYGCGPRRGKAMMESSETIKEFDFFPQSRSASVGHSEFGNRGAGDAFSSSSSSAAASPSFIDLSLKLSV